The Catenuloplanes niger genome includes a window with the following:
- a CDS encoding ricin-type beta-trefoil lectin domain protein — translation MHGGMGPLWPRKRGRRWSRPARATLIALLSTTLVVAGTGTQGLAVPPSGADRNQQVDLPPLPETAPVDQDESADQTLEPAPEVPVDPYAPTNVAPWSEGTGTVDLTDVNPGELVKVADLPVSLGVPEGAEPEALDGQWTVDLAAPEASQDAGVPGLIMKLSPPVTADPAASVALSVDYTTFADLYGPQAADRFGLMLLPDCVYDAVGTGDCAPSEGEEEPADPSQLLSSEVTVERAASGSNARAASAGERRIVTGSVPVAGLLGTPAPDAGARAATAADAGGVVGALDTGASVSGDFTATPLLSSGSWAAGSSSGAFTYSYQVTVPQTGGGMAPQINLGYSSQSVDGRTSSTNNQASWIGDGWDYSAGQITRTYAGCRHDSKKAGSNNAKHKTGDMCWGSQNATLSLGGTTTELVWANNTWTTANGDGSKIEQKFDTTRGNGDKNGEYWIVTTRDGTRYHFGLNKLPGWTDGKAVTNSVLTMPVYSNHAGEPCYNSEWTKSWCTEAWRWSLDYVEDLQGNAMSFWWTKEDKGYYARNFNWKAPVSYDRAGYLSRIDYGQRKDSIFTATAPASVSFSVSERCYAEGSLTCSAENFKSKDPGKYRIWYDTPADLRCEAKKMCWNAAPTFWSTKRLDKITTSALRVAGSGTRQVVDEYKLDQTFPVLKTGPNTALWLKSITRTGYGLNTAANEHITLNAVKFESNTEDMPNRVKNDNRPGFSRLRIGRVINEYGGETVINYRKPEGDCATGTGLPGKADTAALKNNTRLCYPNYWHPDPEAEQIDWFHKYVVESVEELPNVDGTANTVTRYEYDKAGWKLAEQEFTKKATRTYSQFAGFEKVTVLTGTEAPDFAGKTTKSVTRFFRGMGNTVSVKDAAGVEIAKDEEPFAGRIAEELTYSEATDADDKWLTRAVTVPAAQELARRNRDDGLSPLIAYRVTEPRAYSVTRASGTGDDKRTLRTLETKTTYETSYGLPTQVEFLGDTGVTGDESCQKLEYLHRADKNLIGLTKDVMVSPTACAKATFTDLKTLSSAARTAYDSGEYGIALSANSRGLATQTWSLKADGSGYQSGGTTGFDAMGRVVSRTDPDGKASTITYEPSTGQAFKVIEKNSLGHTQTQEIEPGRAVSVRTTDANDRVSVAEYDALGRLRKAWAPGRTPNATSVPDFEAVYNTQPKQVPNVVTYTRGHDNKVQTSITFFDGLGRERQSQEEAVGGGRLITDTLYNGSGEVWQTNNAYFAASAPESTLFSPESELQVPNATRYTYDGLGRVVTETPVLNGAAATDRITRYEYGADFSTVINPAGAASYRVYSDAHGRSTRVDTFTDGNRVAFTSMRYEYDASGQLVKAVHGGNAAKQWSWEYDQRGRMIKSTDPDTGATTTTYDHRDRTLTTTSARGITVWNGYDELSRPTQQRLNGPAGTQVASFTYDTAPGGKGLPATATRYTDGLAYTQSIGGYTHDYQPTSTTLTLPQSIATEWGFQPSYTYGFTYTDTGLPEAQQLPAAGRFPAEKLLVRYTKDGLPLTVSGQDWYGSETAYSPYGQVLRSTMGAHPYRVWSQSTFDEASGALTTQQVYRENAGNTALVTGNLVSNRNYTYDAAGNVLAIRERADGIAERQCFNYDAVGQLTKAWTAKDQEACYAGPANADGTTNVAPGKDNSGYWQEYGYDGLGNREWVTNKDINGNETKDVATEYDYGKSDGSQPGTLTKVRKRFHTPQGAAVTAEAERLYELTGETKSVTSLTTGDKQELSWTFDGQIERITGQGENGKTAYYGLGDKCLDLKSGLAQPGTVVQLYTCNATIAQKWTFKVAANQNDPNLGTLAAYDSWCLQPAANTVGSALAIQKCDDSADQRLKRNASGQYTHVASGLCVAVKDAADVSGTAVVLAACDAASTAQKWEAQNQTRYIYGPSGSPLLSIQGKQATLDLGEAQITTNKGGTLVKTHRSYGTPGGSILRYAYGNGTPNMVAIVSDPQGSPAAEIALQNGMETRIRKQDPFGNVRGATANLQTDTGFLGADREDASGYTRLGARLYDPAVGRFLSADPVVDLQDPLQSNGYAYAHNNPVTHSDPTGLSISLTPSEMAAALAGAGLTAAQVAQAQSTMNQSLMSVIMSAAWGILAEFIGINDAIGCFGGDMWACGSLIIGAIPWGKIAKIPSVMKAVNRTINAIQAWQSARKAAQTVLAAAKAAERQAIAAKKAAIERAKKAAEAARKKAAEKANTTSNKAVNESKKTGNPVHKDAQAKAAPRSSSASNTRSSSANRGGGGGGGGGKSKPAKPSGDSGAGSRAKGGSSGSSGAGKADEAEGDCLSNSFVPGTKVLMADGSVKAIEEVKPGDQVLVTDPETGETSVRAVAAAIEGTGVKNLVKVVIDVDGDAGAKTAEVTATDGHPFWVPELGEWIDATDLQPGQWLRTSAGTAVQISAVERRTAAEATVHNLGVADVHTYYVIADGASVLVHNCNNLITNAPGYDNTGALGAHEAGTGFSGIYDPESGRFRAYLSVEDWDPATSPPNTVPRRGGHGLNNMSNFNNSRTTVGFTMFFEEDGRFGVEFFSRGVTGRNYGNPYAPDHLRQGLMDAISAATGRQVYAR, via the coding sequence ATGCATGGTGGTATGGGTCCGTTGTGGCCGCGTAAACGCGGCCGACGCTGGTCACGGCCGGCACGCGCGACACTGATCGCGTTGCTCTCGACCACACTGGTGGTCGCCGGGACGGGAACGCAGGGACTGGCGGTGCCGCCGTCCGGCGCCGACCGCAATCAGCAGGTCGACCTGCCGCCGTTGCCGGAGACCGCGCCGGTCGACCAGGACGAGTCCGCGGACCAGACGCTCGAGCCGGCGCCCGAGGTGCCGGTCGACCCGTACGCGCCGACCAACGTCGCGCCGTGGAGCGAGGGCACCGGCACGGTCGACCTGACCGACGTCAACCCGGGCGAGCTGGTCAAGGTCGCGGACCTGCCGGTGTCGCTGGGTGTCCCGGAGGGCGCCGAGCCCGAGGCGCTGGACGGGCAGTGGACCGTCGACCTGGCCGCGCCCGAGGCGTCGCAGGACGCCGGCGTACCCGGCCTGATCATGAAGCTTTCACCGCCGGTCACGGCGGACCCGGCGGCGTCCGTCGCGCTGAGCGTCGACTACACCACCTTCGCCGACCTGTACGGACCGCAGGCCGCCGACCGCTTCGGCCTGATGCTGCTGCCCGACTGCGTCTACGACGCGGTCGGCACCGGCGACTGCGCCCCCAGCGAGGGTGAGGAGGAGCCGGCCGACCCGTCTCAGCTGCTCTCCAGCGAGGTCACGGTCGAGCGGGCCGCCTCGGGATCGAACGCGCGCGCCGCCTCCGCCGGGGAGCGCCGGATCGTGACCGGCAGCGTGCCCGTCGCCGGCCTGCTCGGCACGCCCGCGCCCGACGCCGGTGCCCGCGCCGCCACCGCGGCCGACGCCGGTGGGGTGGTCGGCGCGCTGGACACCGGCGCCTCGGTCTCCGGCGACTTCACCGCGACGCCGCTGCTGTCCTCCGGCTCCTGGGCCGCGGGCTCGTCGTCCGGTGCGTTCACCTACTCGTACCAGGTCACGGTCCCGCAGACCGGTGGCGGCATGGCGCCGCAGATCAACCTGGGCTACTCGTCGCAGTCGGTCGACGGCCGCACCTCGTCGACGAACAACCAGGCCTCCTGGATCGGCGACGGCTGGGACTACAGCGCCGGCCAGATCACCCGCACGTACGCGGGCTGCCGGCACGACTCCAAGAAGGCCGGCTCCAACAACGCCAAGCACAAGACCGGCGACATGTGCTGGGGCTCGCAGAACGCCACGCTCTCGCTCGGCGGCACCACCACCGAGCTGGTCTGGGCGAACAACACCTGGACCACGGCGAACGGCGACGGCTCCAAGATCGAGCAGAAGTTCGACACGACCCGCGGCAACGGTGACAAGAACGGCGAGTACTGGATCGTCACCACCCGCGACGGCACCCGCTACCACTTCGGCCTGAACAAGCTCCCCGGCTGGACCGACGGCAAGGCGGTCACCAACTCGGTGCTGACCATGCCGGTCTACAGCAACCACGCCGGCGAGCCCTGCTACAACAGCGAGTGGACGAAGTCCTGGTGCACCGAGGCGTGGCGCTGGTCGCTCGACTACGTCGAGGACCTCCAGGGCAACGCGATGAGCTTCTGGTGGACCAAGGAGGACAAGGGCTACTACGCCCGTAACTTCAACTGGAAGGCCCCGGTCTCCTACGACCGCGCCGGCTACCTGTCGCGCATCGACTACGGCCAGCGCAAGGACTCCATCTTCACGGCGACCGCGCCGGCCAGCGTGTCGTTCAGCGTCTCCGAGCGGTGCTACGCCGAGGGCAGCCTCACCTGCTCCGCGGAGAACTTCAAATCCAAGGACCCCGGCAAATACCGCATCTGGTACGACACGCCGGCCGACCTTCGCTGCGAGGCGAAGAAGATGTGCTGGAACGCCGCACCGACCTTCTGGTCCACCAAGCGCCTGGACAAGATCACCACGTCCGCGCTGCGGGTGGCCGGCAGCGGCACCCGGCAGGTCGTCGACGAGTACAAGCTCGACCAGACCTTCCCGGTCCTGAAGACCGGCCCGAACACCGCGCTGTGGCTGAAGTCCATCACGCGCACCGGTTACGGCCTGAACACGGCCGCGAACGAGCACATCACGCTCAACGCGGTCAAGTTCGAGTCCAACACCGAGGACATGCCCAACCGGGTCAAGAACGACAACCGCCCCGGCTTCTCCCGTCTCCGCATCGGCCGCGTGATCAACGAGTACGGCGGCGAGACGGTCATCAACTACCGGAAGCCGGAGGGCGACTGCGCCACCGGCACCGGATTGCCCGGTAAGGCGGACACTGCCGCGCTGAAGAACAACACGCGGCTGTGCTACCCGAACTACTGGCACCCGGACCCGGAGGCCGAACAGATCGACTGGTTCCACAAATACGTGGTCGAGTCGGTCGAGGAACTCCCGAACGTCGACGGCACGGCCAACACCGTCACCCGCTACGAGTACGACAAGGCCGGCTGGAAGCTCGCGGAGCAGGAGTTCACGAAGAAGGCGACGCGGACGTACTCGCAGTTCGCCGGTTTCGAGAAGGTCACGGTCCTGACCGGCACCGAGGCACCGGACTTCGCGGGAAAGACCACCAAGTCCGTCACCCGGTTCTTCCGGGGCATGGGCAACACGGTCTCGGTCAAGGACGCCGCGGGCGTCGAGATCGCCAAGGACGAGGAGCCGTTCGCCGGCCGGATCGCCGAGGAACTCACCTACTCCGAGGCCACCGACGCCGACGACAAGTGGCTGACCCGGGCGGTCACCGTACCGGCGGCTCAGGAACTGGCCCGCCGCAACCGCGACGACGGATTGTCTCCGCTGATCGCCTACCGGGTCACGGAACCGCGTGCATACTCGGTCACCAGGGCCTCCGGCACCGGCGACGACAAGCGCACGCTGCGCACGCTCGAGACGAAGACGACGTACGAGACCAGCTACGGTCTGCCGACCCAGGTTGAGTTCCTCGGCGACACCGGCGTGACCGGTGACGAGTCGTGCCAGAAGCTCGAGTACCTGCACCGGGCGGACAAGAACCTGATCGGTCTCACCAAGGACGTCATGGTCAGCCCGACGGCGTGCGCCAAGGCGACCTTCACCGACCTGAAGACGCTCAGCTCGGCCGCCCGTACGGCCTATGACAGCGGCGAGTACGGCATCGCGCTCTCCGCGAACAGCCGTGGTCTCGCCACCCAGACCTGGTCCTTGAAGGCGGACGGCTCCGGCTACCAGTCCGGCGGTACGACCGGTTTCGACGCGATGGGCAGGGTCGTCTCACGTACCGACCCGGACGGTAAGGCGTCCACCATCACCTACGAGCCGTCAACCGGCCAGGCGTTCAAGGTGATCGAGAAGAACTCTCTCGGCCACACCCAGACGCAGGAGATCGAGCCCGGCCGTGCGGTCAGTGTGCGGACAACCGACGCCAACGACCGGGTCAGTGTGGCTGAGTACGACGCACTCGGCCGGCTTCGGAAGGCGTGGGCTCCGGGCCGTACGCCGAACGCGACCAGCGTTCCGGACTTCGAGGCCGTCTACAACACGCAGCCCAAGCAGGTGCCCAACGTCGTCACCTACACCCGCGGTCACGACAACAAGGTGCAGACCTCCATCACGTTCTTCGACGGTCTCGGCCGGGAGCGGCAGAGCCAGGAGGAGGCGGTCGGAGGCGGCCGACTGATCACCGACACCCTGTACAACGGTTCCGGCGAGGTATGGCAGACCAACAACGCCTACTTTGCCGCGAGTGCGCCGGAGTCGACGCTTTTCAGCCCGGAATCCGAGCTGCAGGTGCCGAACGCCACCCGTTATACCTATGACGGGCTGGGACGCGTGGTCACTGAAACCCCGGTCCTGAACGGGGCGGCGGCAACGGACCGAATCACCCGATACGAGTACGGTGCTGACTTCTCGACGGTGATCAACCCTGCTGGGGCGGCGTCCTACCGCGTCTACAGCGACGCGCACGGCCGCAGCACGCGCGTCGACACATTCACCGACGGTAACCGTGTTGCGTTCACCAGCATGCGCTACGAATACGATGCCTCCGGCCAACTGGTCAAGGCCGTGCACGGTGGTAACGCTGCGAAGCAGTGGTCCTGGGAATACGACCAGCGCGGCCGAATGATCAAGTCCACCGACCCGGACACCGGCGCCACGACGACCACCTACGACCACCGGGATCGGACGCTGACGACCACCAGCGCCCGTGGCATTACGGTCTGGAACGGGTATGACGAACTGTCCCGGCCGACCCAGCAGCGGCTCAACGGTCCGGCCGGTACGCAGGTGGCCTCGTTCACCTATGACACGGCGCCCGGCGGCAAGGGGTTGCCGGCGACTGCGACGCGTTACACCGACGGGCTGGCCTACACGCAGTCCATCGGTGGCTACACGCACGACTACCAGCCGACGTCCACTACGCTGACGCTGCCGCAAAGCATCGCCACGGAGTGGGGATTCCAGCCCTCCTACACGTACGGGTTCACGTACACCGATACCGGCCTGCCGGAGGCGCAGCAACTGCCGGCCGCAGGGAGGTTCCCGGCCGAGAAGCTGCTTGTCCGGTACACCAAGGACGGCCTGCCGCTGACCGTGTCCGGACAGGACTGGTACGGCAGTGAGACCGCCTACTCGCCGTACGGTCAGGTGCTTCGTTCGACGATGGGCGCGCACCCCTATCGGGTCTGGTCGCAGTCGACCTTCGATGAGGCGAGCGGCGCACTGACCACGCAGCAGGTGTACCGGGAGAACGCGGGCAACACTGCGCTGGTCACCGGAAACCTGGTCAGCAATCGCAACTACACCTACGACGCGGCCGGCAACGTACTCGCCATCCGCGAGCGCGCCGACGGCATCGCCGAGCGGCAGTGCTTCAACTACGACGCGGTCGGCCAGCTCACCAAGGCGTGGACCGCGAAGGACCAGGAAGCCTGCTACGCGGGGCCGGCCAACGCGGACGGCACCACGAACGTGGCACCGGGCAAGGACAACTCCGGCTACTGGCAGGAGTACGGCTACGACGGACTCGGCAACCGCGAGTGGGTCACGAACAAGGACATCAACGGTAACGAAACCAAGGACGTCGCCACCGAGTACGACTACGGCAAGTCCGACGGTAGCCAACCCGGCACGCTGACCAAGGTCCGCAAGCGGTTCCACACGCCGCAGGGTGCTGCGGTCACCGCGGAGGCGGAGCGGCTCTACGAGCTGACCGGCGAGACGAAGTCGGTCACCTCGCTCACCACCGGTGACAAGCAGGAATTGTCCTGGACGTTCGACGGTCAGATCGAGCGCATCACCGGCCAGGGCGAGAACGGTAAGACCGCCTATTACGGCCTCGGTGACAAGTGCCTCGACCTGAAGTCCGGCCTCGCGCAGCCCGGCACGGTGGTCCAGCTCTACACATGTAACGCCACCATCGCGCAGAAGTGGACGTTCAAGGTTGCGGCGAACCAGAACGACCCGAACCTGGGCACGCTGGCCGCGTACGACTCATGGTGTCTGCAGCCGGCCGCGAACACCGTCGGCTCCGCGCTGGCGATCCAGAAGTGTGACGACTCGGCCGATCAACGGCTGAAGCGCAACGCCTCTGGTCAGTACACGCACGTTGCCTCCGGGCTGTGCGTGGCGGTCAAGGACGCAGCCGACGTGAGTGGCACAGCTGTTGTTCTAGCCGCCTGCGACGCGGCCTCCACGGCTCAGAAGTGGGAAGCACAGAACCAGACCCGCTACATCTATGGACCCAGCGGGTCGCCGCTGCTGAGCATCCAGGGCAAGCAGGCCACCCTTGACCTGGGCGAAGCCCAGATCACCACCAACAAGGGCGGCACGCTGGTCAAGACCCACCGGTCGTACGGCACTCCCGGCGGCAGCATCCTGCGGTACGCCTACGGGAACGGCACACCGAACATGGTGGCGATCGTGTCCGACCCGCAAGGCAGCCCGGCTGCGGAAATCGCACTGCAGAACGGTATGGAAACCCGGATTCGCAAACAGGATCCGTTCGGTAACGTGCGCGGCGCCACGGCCAACTTGCAGACCGATACCGGATTCCTCGGGGCCGACCGCGAGGATGCTTCCGGTTACACGCGGCTTGGTGCCCGGCTCTACGATCCGGCGGTCGGTCGCTTCCTCTCCGCCGACCCGGTCGTGGACCTGCAGGACCCGCTACAGTCCAACGGGTACGCGTACGCGCACAACAACCCGGTCACCCACTCCGACCCGACCGGTCTGTCGATCTCGCTGACTCCGTCCGAGATGGCGGCCGCGCTTGCCGGTGCCGGACTGACGGCAGCGCAGGTCGCTCAGGCGCAGTCGACGATGAATCAGTCGCTGATGTCGGTCATCATGTCCGCGGCCTGGGGCATCCTGGCTGAGTTCATCGGCATCAACGATGCGATCGGCTGCTTCGGCGGTGACATGTGGGCATGCGGGAGCCTGATCATAGGCGCCATCCCATGGGGGAAGATCGCCAAGATTCCGAGCGTGATGAAGGCGGTCAACCGCACCATCAACGCCATTCAGGCTTGGCAGTCGGCCCGTAAGGCGGCGCAAACGGTGCTGGCAGCCGCGAAGGCTGCGGAGCGCCAGGCGATCGCCGCCAAGAAGGCTGCGATCGAACGGGCGAAGAAGGCAGCGGAGGCGGCACGCAAGAAGGCTGCGGAAAAGGCCAACACCACCAGCAACAAGGCAGTCAACGAGTCGAAGAAGACCGGTAACCCTGTCCACAAGGATGCTCAGGCGAAGGCAGCACCACGGTCCTCCTCCGCGTCCAACACTCGCAGCAGTAGTGCCAACCGCGGCGGCGGTGGCGGCGGCGGTGGCGGCAAGTCGAAGCCGGCGAAGCCGAGCGGCGACTCCGGTGCCGGCTCCCGTGCGAAGGGCGGATCCAGTGGTAGCAGCGGTGCCGGCAAGGCTGACGAAGCCGAGGGCGATTGCCTGAGCAACAGTTTCGTACCGGGCACCAAGGTGCTCATGGCGGACGGCTCGGTCAAGGCGATCGAGGAGGTCAAGCCGGGCGATCAGGTGCTGGTCACCGACCCGGAAACCGGCGAGACCTCTGTCCGCGCGGTCGCGGCCGCGATCGAGGGCACCGGTGTCAAGAACCTGGTCAAGGTCGTTATCGATGTCGATGGGGACGCCGGGGCGAAGACCGCCGAGGTAACCGCCACCGACGGACACCCCTTCTGGGTGCCGGAGCTCGGTGAGTGGATCGACGCCACCGATCTTCAGCCGGGTCAGTGGCTGCGAACCAGTGCCGGAACCGCGGTGCAGATCTCCGCTGTCGAGCGCAGGACGGCTGCGGAAGCCACCGTCCACAATCTCGGCGTCGCCGACGTTCACACCTACTATGTGATCGCGGACGGGGCATCCGTTCTGGTTCACAACTGCAACAACCTCATTACCAATGCCCCCGGTTATGACAACACCGGTGCGTTGGGTGCCCACGAGGCCGGTACCGGCTTCAGCGGTATCTATGATCCGGAGTCCGGAAGGTTCCGAGCGTACCTGAGCGTCGAAGACTGGGACCCTGCCACCTCTCCGCCGAACACTGTGCCTCGGCGAGGTGGGCATGGGTTGAACAACATGTCCAACTTCAACAATTCGCGTACCACGGTCGGATTTACGATGTTCTTCGAGGAGGACGGCCGCTTCGGTGTCGAGTTCTTCTCACGGGGTGTTACTGGGCGCAACTACGGCAACCCTTATGCCCCGGACCATCTGAGACAAGGGCTGATGGATGCAATTTCCGCTGCTACCGGGCGGCAGGTGTATGCAAGATAG
- the araA gene encoding L-arabinose isomerase yields the protein MTHQIWFLTGSQHLYGPETLEQVAAQSRDIQEQLTAGGLSAEIVGKPVLTDSGAIRQVMLDANADRNCIGVIAWMHTFSPAKMWITGLDTLRKPLLHLHTQHNVSLPWSTIDMDFMNLNQAAHGDREFGFIQARLGVPRKTIAGHASDPTVVRRVDEWIRAAAGVTRLRSLRLARFGDNMRNVAVTEGDKVEAELQFGVSVNTYGVNDLVEVVDGASDKEIDALIGEYADTYEIAPELAVGGERHESLRYAARIEAGLRTFLTEGDFGAFTTNFEDLGGLRQLPGLAVQRLMADGYGFGGEGDWKTSVLVATFKAMGTGTGRGTSFMEDYTYHFGPGEPKILGAHMLEVCPTIAAAKPRLEIHPLGIGGREDPVRMVFDAAPGAGIVVGLADLGDRFRLVANEIEVTAPDEPLPKLPVARAVWKPAPSLSTSAECWLTAGGPHHTVLTQAIGTETLRDFATMLQTELLLIDANTTTHDFADRVRWNSAYYRLARAL from the coding sequence ATGACGCATCAGATCTGGTTTCTCACCGGCAGCCAGCATCTCTACGGACCCGAGACCCTGGAGCAGGTGGCCGCGCAGAGCCGGGACATCCAGGAGCAGCTGACCGCCGGCGGGCTGTCCGCCGAGATCGTCGGCAAGCCGGTCCTGACCGACTCCGGCGCGATCCGCCAGGTGATGCTGGACGCGAACGCGGACCGCAACTGCATCGGCGTGATCGCCTGGATGCACACGTTCTCGCCGGCCAAGATGTGGATCACCGGGCTGGACACGCTGCGCAAGCCGCTGCTGCACCTGCACACCCAGCACAACGTGTCGCTGCCGTGGTCGACCATCGACATGGACTTCATGAACCTGAACCAGGCCGCGCACGGCGACCGCGAGTTCGGTTTCATCCAGGCCCGCCTCGGCGTGCCGCGCAAGACGATCGCCGGGCACGCGTCCGACCCGACCGTGGTCCGCCGCGTCGACGAGTGGATCCGCGCGGCGGCCGGCGTGACCCGGCTGCGCAGTCTGCGGCTGGCCCGCTTCGGCGACAACATGCGCAACGTCGCGGTGACCGAGGGCGACAAGGTCGAGGCGGAGCTGCAGTTCGGCGTCTCGGTCAACACGTACGGCGTGAACGATCTGGTCGAGGTCGTCGACGGCGCCTCGGACAAGGAGATCGACGCGCTGATCGGCGAGTACGCCGACACCTACGAGATCGCGCCGGAACTGGCCGTCGGCGGCGAACGGCACGAGTCGCTGCGCTACGCGGCCCGGATCGAGGCCGGCCTGCGCACGTTCCTGACCGAGGGTGACTTCGGCGCGTTCACCACGAACTTCGAGGACCTCGGCGGGCTGCGCCAGCTCCCCGGCCTCGCGGTGCAGCGGCTGATGGCCGACGGCTACGGCTTCGGCGGCGAGGGCGACTGGAAGACGTCCGTGCTGGTCGCCACGTTCAAGGCGATGGGCACCGGCACCGGCCGCGGCACCTCGTTCATGGAGGACTACACGTACCATTTCGGCCCCGGCGAGCCGAAGATCCTCGGTGCGCACATGCTGGAGGTCTGCCCGACCATCGCGGCCGCCAAGCCGCGCCTGGAGATCCACCCGCTCGGCATCGGCGGCCGCGAGGACCCGGTCCGGATGGTCTTCGACGCCGCCCCCGGCGCCGGCATCGTGGTCGGCCTGGCCGACCTCGGCGACCGGTTCCGCCTGGTCGCCAACGAGATCGAGGTGACCGCGCCGGACGAGCCGCTGCCCAAGCTCCCGGTCGCGCGCGCGGTCTGGAAGCCGGCGCCGTCGCTGTCCACGTCCGCCGAGTGCTGGCTGACCGCCGGCGGCCCGCACCACACGGTGCTGACCCAGGCCATCGGCACGGAGACGCTGCGCGACTTCGCCACCATGCTGCAGACCGAGCTGCTGCTCATCGACGCCAACACCACCACGCACGACTTCGCCGACCGCGTCCGCTGGAACAGCGCCTACTACCGCCTCGCGCGGGCGCTGTAG
- a CDS encoding GNAT family N-acetyltransferase, whose translation MSVTLRHAALPADADALTALMADYLTWAVGRLREEYGVEDSPTDLGAIRESLPYFVPPKGLLLLAEHDGEPVGVAALRVIAPEVVEIKRMYVDPRGRGLGVGSALVDRLLTEARDTFAARTVRLDSCRFMTDAQRLYTSRGFVEREPYEETEIPAHMRQYWRFYERKS comes from the coding sequence ATGAGCGTCACCCTTCGCCACGCCGCCCTCCCCGCCGACGCCGACGCGCTGACCGCGCTGATGGCCGACTACCTGACCTGGGCAGTCGGCCGCCTCCGCGAGGAGTACGGCGTCGAGGACTCGCCCACCGACCTGGGCGCGATCCGCGAGTCACTGCCCTATTTCGTACCGCCGAAGGGCCTTCTGCTCCTCGCCGAACACGACGGCGAGCCGGTCGGTGTCGCCGCGCTGCGCGTCATCGCGCCGGAGGTCGTCGAGATCAAGCGGATGTACGTGGACCCGCGGGGGCGTGGCCTGGGCGTGGGTTCGGCCCTGGTCGACCGCCTGCTGACCGAGGCGCGCGACACCTTCGCCGCGAGAACCGTCCGCCTGGACAGCTGCCGCTTCATGACCGACGCGCAGCGGCTCTACACCTCGCGCGGCTTCGTGGAGCGGGAGCCGTACGAGGAGACGGAGATCCCGGCCCACATGCGTCAGTACTGGCGCTTCTACGAGCGGAAGTCGTAA
- a CDS encoding universal stress protein: MGAFELGTDGPSALVVGVDGSESSLRAAAYALGLARRQRARLFAVYVRREPGAFLTFGGTAVQALVEAQGEVESELLEMLDQQAREWGVDARLVVRPGDPLRVLGEVAEEVRASGIIVGASAGLGHKIAGSLAVRLVRAARWPVTVVP, from the coding sequence GTGGGCGCTTTCGAACTCGGCACGGACGGCCCGTCCGCCCTGGTCGTCGGCGTCGACGGCTCGGAGAGCTCACTGCGCGCCGCGGCCTACGCACTCGGCCTGGCCCGCCGGCAGCGCGCCCGCCTGTTCGCGGTCTACGTCCGCCGCGAACCCGGCGCGTTCCTCACCTTCGGCGGCACGGCCGTGCAGGCACTGGTCGAGGCGCAGGGCGAGGTCGAGTCCGAGCTGCTGGAGATGCTCGACCAGCAGGCCCGCGAGTGGGGCGTCGACGCCCGCCTGGTGGTCCGCCCCGGCGACCCGCTGCGCGTCCTCGGCGAGGTCGCGGAGGAGGTCAGGGCCAGCGGCATCATCGTCGGCGCGTCGGCCGGGCTGGGGCACAAGATAGCCGGATCGCTGGCCGTCCGCCTGGTCCGCGCGGCCCGCTGGCCGGTCACCGTGGTGCCCTGA
- a CDS encoding response regulator transcription factor, with translation MIRVLLVDDQELVRAGLRALLGNDAGIEVAGEAPDGRRAVTEACRLCPDVVLMDLRMPDVDGLEATAAITAQLPGTRVLVLTTFDEPGEIDAAVRAGAAGYLLKDTGADELRRAVHTVAAGGNLLSPTVARHLMDRLAAEDPPPAPDPRLAGLTERERQVLARVGLGETNQEIAAALFISPATARTYVSRLLARLRARDRTQLAVIALRGGIVPR, from the coding sequence ATGATCAGGGTTTTGCTGGTCGACGACCAGGAGCTGGTCCGGGCCGGGCTGCGCGCGCTGCTCGGCAACGACGCCGGCATCGAGGTGGCCGGTGAGGCACCGGACGGCCGCCGGGCCGTGACCGAGGCCTGCCGGCTGTGCCCGGACGTGGTGCTGATGGACCTGCGCATGCCGGACGTCGACGGCCTCGAGGCGACCGCGGCGATCACCGCCCAACTGCCCGGCACCCGGGTGCTGGTGCTGACGACCTTCGACGAGCCCGGCGAGATCGACGCCGCGGTCCGGGCCGGCGCGGCCGGCTACCTGCTCAAGGACACCGGTGCCGACGAGCTGCGCCGCGCCGTGCACACGGTCGCCGCGGGCGGCAACCTGCTGTCGCCGACCGTGGCCCGGCACCTGATGGACCGGCTGGCCGCCGAGGACCCGCCGCCGGCGCCGGACCCACGGCTGGCCGGCCTGACCGAGCGGGAGCGGCAGGTCCTGGCGCGGGTCGGCCTCGGCGAGACGAACCAGGAGATCGCGGCCGCGCTGTTCATCAGCCCGGCGACCGCCCGCACGTACGTCAGCCGGCTGCTGGCCCGGCTGCGCGCCCGCGACCGTACCCAGCTGGCGGTCATCGCTCTTCGCGGTGGGATCGTGCCGCGATGA